GCCGTCGTGGAAGACGAGACCGTTGGGATCGTTCATCCAGTTGCTGCGCGGAGAGAAGTGCGCTCGCGGGCTCGTGGTGCGGACCGGGGGAAGGTCAGTGGGGGTCACCGGGGAGGTCGTCTTTCTACTTGATGGGGGCGTCGGTCACTTGCCGACGCCCGCCGTGAGTCCTTCGCGCAGCGGCTTCTGCCCGAAGAAGAACACCAGCAGCGCAGGGATCATCGAGAGGATCACTCCGGCGAGCACCGTCGAGATGCTGCCGGTGCCGAGATTGCCCTGCAGAGTCACGAGCCCGAGCGGCAACGTGAAGTTCTGATCACTGATGGTCATGATGAGCGGTCGGAAGAACTCGTTCCAGTGATAGTTGAAGGCGAGGATGCCGACGATCGCGAGGGCCGGCGTCGCCAGCGGCAGGTACACGCCGAAGAACGTGCGCCAGGGACCTGCGCCGTCGAGCTGCGCGGCCTCACCCAGCTCCGTCGGGATCCCCATGAAGTACTGCCGCATCAGGAACGTGCCGAACGCGGTGGGCAGGGCGGGCACGATGAGCGCCAGGAGGGTGTCGGCCAGCCCCATGCCCCGCACCAGCATGAACACGGGCACGATCGTGACCTGCAGCGGAACCATCATGGTCGCGAGGATCAGGGCGAAGAGGATCTTCTTACTGCGGAACTCGAACTTGGCGAAGACGTAGCCCGCCATCGCCGCAGAGAGCATCTGCCCGGCGGCGACGAGCATCACCACGAGAGCGCTGTTCCAGGCGTACAGCCAGAGCGGGATCTTGGTGAAGACGTCGGCGAACGCTCCGAAGCCCACCGTGACCTCTTGCGTGACGCTGTCTGTGGGCGACAGTGCCGTGACGAGCGTCCAGACGACGGGCCCGAGAGTGAGGAAGGCCGCCACCCCGAGGATGACGAACTTGCCGCCGGTGCCGAGGCTGTGGACCCATGAGCGCTTCGTGATGATTGTCGTGGTCATGATGGCCTCACCCGTAGAAGACGAATCGGCGGCTCAGCCGGAACTGGATGGCCGTGACGAGCATGATGAGAAGTGTCAGCACGATTCCGATCGCGGAGGCGCCTCCGAAGTCGAGCTCCCGGAAGGCGGACTCGTAGATCACCATGACTGCGGTTCGGGTCTCATCACCGGGCCCGCCTCGCGTGAGCACCCACGGCTGATCGAAGATCTGCAGCGCGTTGATGATGGCCATGACCGATGCGACCAGCAGGGTCGGGCTCACCAGGGGCAGCGTGATCATGCGGAACTGCGTCCATCCGGCGGCGCCGTCGAGGGAGGATGCCTCGTAGACCTCGCTCGGGATCGCGGCGAGGCCCCCGATGAAGAGCAGGAACGTGAAGCCGAAGTTCTGCCACACGTAGACGAGCAGCACCACGACCTTCGCTCCGAACCCGGTCGTCAACCACCCGACGTCGGCGATGCCGATCAGGTTGAGCGTCTGATTCACGAGCCCGAACTCCTGGTTGAACAGGTACGCCATGATCAGGGAGACGGATGCCGCCGACAGGATCAGCGGGAAGAACAGGGACGACCGGAAGAAGGTGCGCAACCATGTCGGCATCTTCGACTGCACGAGGATGGCGAGCACCAGCGCGACCGTGAGCTGCAGGATGACCGCCACGATCACGAAGCCGATGGTGTTCAGAAAAGACACACGCACCGTCGGGTTCATCGCCAGATCGACGAAGTTGTCGACGCCGACGAACACCGGATCGGAGATGATGTCCCACCGGAAGAAGGCAAGGACGAACGATCCGATGATCGGGACGAGGTTGAACAGCCCGAGGCCGATCACGGTGGGGGCCAGGAAGACCCAGATGATGGACCGCCCCGAGCGGGCGACGGTGCCGGTCTCGCCGCGCGCTCCCGGCGGCACGGTCAGGGTTCGCGTGCTGCTCTCCGACATCATCGTCCTCCCAGCGCGATCTCGAGATCTCGCTGCATCGTCTCCAGGCCGCGGCGGACGCCGGAAGGGCCGTTCGTGATCGTCGACACCACGTTCTTCAGCAACGCCGACTCGACCGCGGCCTGCTGGGGAGGCGCCGGCATCGGGCCGGTGTCGGGGAATCTGTCGAGGGTGTCGTAGAAGACCTCCCAGTGGGCGGGGCCCACTCCGGCGCCGTACAGTTCGGCGTTGAGCGAGCGACGAGGAAGCGACGAGTCGGGCTTCGGATGGGCGATCGTCATGCCCTCGACCGACACACAGTACTTGAGCCACTCCCAGGCCTCGTCCTTGCGCGGAGAGGTCTCCATGATCGCGTAGCCGCCGGCGCCGAACTGATGGCGCTGCCCCGCCATCCGGGGGAAGTACGTCACGTCGTAGGCGTCGTTCGCGACGCCCGCCTCTTCGAGGCCGCTCACCCAGAATCCGCCCGCGGGGGTCATGCCGACCGCGCCGGTGGAGAACAGGGAGACCAGCTCGTTCCCGCCGCCCTGTGCGGGGTTCGCCGCAAGACCCTCCGAGACCATGCTCTGCAGCACGGAGAAGCTCTCCTCGACGCTCTCGTTCAGCGCATCCGCCTGCTGCCACACGTATCCTCCGCTGCGGGCCGGCTGGTCGGGATAGAAGCGGTTCCAGAACCAGTCGCCTCCACCGGCCTTCTCCTCGCGGAGGAAGCTGGTGTTGTTGACGTAGAGCCACGGCACGACGCCGCCCCAGAGTCGGTTGTTCCAGAAGTACGGCAGGAACTGCCCCGGCGCGCTCTTCTTCATCGCCCGGGCGGTCGCGAAGAACTCATCCAGTGTCCAGTTGTCCGCGGGGCGCTCGAGGCCTGCGCGCTCCATCGCCTGGGTGCTGTAGAAGACGTTCGCCGCATTGAAGTTGTCGGGCATCTGGAACAGGCTGCCCTGGTACATGAACGCCTCGATGAGCGCCGGGTTCACGTCGTCGAAGTACTCCTGCATCTGCGACGCGTCGCGGCGCACGAAGTCGTCGAGCGGATGCGCGAGACGCGAGGCGAAGAGCTGCGCGCCCTCCGTCGCCACCGTGACGACATCCGGAGGCGTGCCCGCCGCGATCATCGTGAGGATCTTCGCGAAGTACTCGCTCCAGTCCTGTCCCTGGATGGCGACGATGCGCACCTCGATCCCGGGGTGTGCGCGCTGGAAGCCGTCGACCAGCGCCTGGCGGGCCACGGCATCCTGCGCAGTGCCGAAGAGAGCGACCGTCAGGACGTCTTTTCCGCGCCCGGGGATGTCGGCTCCGGTGAGCCGAGGCCACGAGACCACGGTGCCGACGATGCCCAATCCGATGGCACCGAACAGAGCCCTGCGAGTGAGATCAACCACGATGTTCTCTCCTGTTTTCGTGACTCCGCAGGCGGGATGCAGTAGGCGAGCGAAGGTGCTGAATTGATTCAGCAGGCCGAGATTAGCATCGCGGATCGGGAGCTGCAAGCAATTTGCTAAATCAATTCAACGCACGTCGTTCCGGGTCGGGGCTGCACTGCCTAAGCTGGAGATGTCACGACAGGAGGATGCCGGTGCCGAACAACGTCGATCGCAGGCCGACTCTCGCCGATGTCGCCGCACTCTCCGGTATGTCGAAGACCGCGGTCAGCATGATCCTGAACGATCGACCGGGCTCGCGCCTCTCCGTCGACGCGGCGCGACGGGTTCGCGCCGCCGCCGAGGAGCTCGGGTACCGGCCCAATCCCGCAGCTCAGAGCCTGCGACTCGGCAAGACGAAGACGCTCGGTTTCATCTCCGATCAGATCACCGTGACCCGCTATGCCTCCGAGATGATCCGCGGACTGCTCTCTGCGGCCAAGGAGCACGGCTACACCATTCTCATCGCCGAGACCGAGGGCGATGACGCGACGATCTCCGACGAGATCCAGGCGATGATCGACCGCCGCGTCGACGGCATCCTGATCGGGCTCCTCGGCGCGCGCATGATCGAGGTTCCGCAGACGCCGCGCGACGTGCCGGTCGTGATCGTGAACGGCACGTCGACGACCGGGCACCCCTCGGTGCTGCCGGACGAGCGCACCGCCGGTCACGCGATGGCGCACCTGCTCACCGACGCCGGGCACCGCCGCATCGGTGTGATCGGCAACAATCCCCTCGCGGTCTCGTCGCCACGGCACTCGGTCACCATCGGGCCGCGGTTCGATGGCATCCACGCCGCCTTCGCCGAGGCGGGCGTTCAGTCGTTCGTCGTCGACGTTCCGGACTGGAACCCCGATGTCGGCTACACCCGCACCCTGCAGATGCTCGACGCGCATCCCGATCTCACAGCGATCCTGGCCGGCAACGACGGCGTGGCGTTCGGCGCGTACCAGGCGATCGCGGAGCGCGGGCTGAAGGTGCCGGACGACATCTCCGTCGCGTCGTTCGACGACGAAGAGCTGGCGAGCTTCCAACGACCGGGCCTGACGACCGCGCGGCTCCCCTATGACGTGATGGGGCGCACTGCCGTCGAGATGCTGCTCGGCGAGATCCCCCTGGGGGCGGTGCTGATCCCCATGCCGGTCATCACGCGATCGTCGATACGCCGCCTGGGTTGACGGAATTGCCGAGCTGCGGATGGAACGCTTGACACCCGTTCTGTCGCGCGTTAGCTTTGTGTCTCACACGTACTAACGCGCGACAGAACGGTCAACGATGACGAAGCGACCCGTCACCATGAGTGATGTAGCCAGAGATCTCGGTCTCTCCCGCTCGGCGGTGTCCTTCGCGTTCAACGACGAGAACCAGGTCTCCGCCGAGACTCGCGACCGTGTGCGGGAGCGGGCCGCCGAACTCGGGTACCGTCCGAACGCCGGCGCCAGGGCGCTCGCCGGACAGCGCACCGACCTGTTCGGGCTCGTGACCGACATCGTGTCGACGCCCTTCGGCGGCGATCTGATCGCCGGAGCGCAGGACTGGTTCTGGCGCCACGGCAAGTCGCTCATCATCGCGGGTGCCGCGCACATCGAGCGTCCGGACGCCCGGTCGATCGAGATGATGCTCGAGCACCGCGTCGGCGGCATCATCGTCGCCACCACGTGGAACCGGCCCATCGACCTGCCCGCCTCCCTCGACGGAGTGCCTGTCGTCCTCGTCCACTGCTTCGACCCGCTCGGACGCTATTCGACGGTTCTCCCCGACGAGGAGAACGGCGGCTACTCCGCGACGTCGATGCTGCTCGAGGCGCGGCGTCGCCGGGTGGCGTTCATCAATCTGCCGGGCGATCTCGTGGCCGCGGAAGGCCGCGAGGCCGGCTACCGCCGCGCCATGGCCGATGCGGGGATCGCCATCGACCCCGCGCTCATGGTCCGGTCCGGACCCGAAGCCGAAGACGGCTACCGGGTCGCGATCGAGCTGCTGCGCGATCGCGACATCGACGGACTGTTCTGCGCCAACGACCGTATCGCGATGGGCGCGTACGAGGCCGCGAGGGAGCTCGGTCTCCGCATCCCCGAAGACATCTCGATCGTCGGCTTCGACAACCAGGAGATCATCGCCGGATCCTTGCGTCCCGGCCTCTCCTCGGTCGCCCTGCCCTTCCGCGAGATGGGGGAGCGGGGCGCGGAGCTCCTCATGAACGCCGCCGACGGCGAGCCGCCGTCCCACGTGATGGTGGGCTGCCCGCCCATCGCGCGGAATTCGGTCTCGATTCCGACCTGACCCGATCTGACCCGCAGGGTTCCCGCACGATGCGGGCATCCGTCTCGACACCCGAACAGTCCTGTTCAAAGATGAAAGGAAATCATGACTGATTCTCGTTCGCGCCGTTTCTGGCGCGCGTTAGTTGGCGCCACCGCCGTGGTCGGCGCGGCCGCCATGGCACTGTCGGGCTGCGCTCCGGCCCAGTCCGGTGCGAAGTCCGACATGCTCCGCGTCGCCGCTATCGGCAACGCGTCGTTCGTGCAGAACTTCAACCCCTTCTCGCCGACCGCGGTCGCGATGTCGAAGAACGCCGTCTACGAGTCGATGATGGTGACGAACCTCCCCAAGGGCGAGATCGTGCCCTGGCTCGCCTCCGGGTACGAGTGGAGCGACGACGGACTCACGCTCACCTTCACGCTCAACGACGACCTCACCTGGTCCGACGGCGAGGAGCTGACGTCGGAGGACGTGGCGTACTCCTTCGACCTCGCCCGCGAGGTGCTCGGCGAGTCGACCTACGAGTACGTCGACTCGGTCGCGACCCCCGATGACACGACGGTCGCCTTCGCGTTCAACCGTCCCTACACGCCCGGCCTGTATGAGCTGGGTGTTCAGCTGATCGTTCCCGAGCACATCTGGAAGGACGTCGACGACCCGGCGAAGTTCCAGAACTCCGACCCCGTCGCCTCGGGCCCGTTCACCGAGGTCACCAACTTCTCGGCGCAGTCCTTCGACCTGCTCCGCAACCCGCACTACTGGCAGAAGGACAAGGCCGACTACACCGGCATCCGAGTCATCGCCTACGGCGGAAACGACGCCGCGAACATCGCCGCGATCAACGGCGACATCGACTTCGGCCTCGGCTTCATCCAGGACATCCAGAAGACCTACGTGGATGTCGATCCCGAGCACCGCGGCTACTGGTTCCCGGCCGTCGGCTCCACCATCGCCCTGACGCTCAACACCGCGCAGGGGCCCTACGACGACGTGAACCTCCGCAAGGCGATCAGCATGGGCATCGACCGCGAGGCCGTCGTCGCCAAGGGGATGAACGGCTACACGCACCCCTCCGACTGCACCGGCCTGAGCGACGCGTACGACACGTGGCGCGACGAGGCACTCGTCTCGCAGTGCGACTGGACCACCTACGACGTGGATGCCGCGAATGCGCTGCTCGACTCGTCGGGCTACGAGCGCGGGGCCGACGGCATGCGCGTCACTCCCGACGGAGCACCGCTGGAGTTCAGCATCGGCGTCGGGTCCGCCTCGACCGACTGGATCGCGGTCGCCCAGGTGATCTCCGACAACATGACCGAGCTCGGCATCAGCGCACCGCTGAAGGTGCAGGACTGGTCGCAGATCAACCAGGCGCTGTTCGGCGGTACGTTCCAGGGCAACATCGCCTGGAGCGGCGCGGGCGTCACGCCGTTCGAGTACTACCGCAGCGCGATGTCGTGCCGCACGGTGAAGCCCGTGGGCGAGGAGGCGACCCAGAACTTCCAGCGCTTCTGCAGTGAAGAGGCGGACCAGCTGCTCGATCAGTTCGCCGCGGCCACCAGCGACGAGGAGCAGGCGGCCGTCATGGACAAGCTGCAGGCCGTCTACTCGGAGTCCGCGCCCACCATCCCGCTGTTCCCCGGCCCGGAGTGGGGTGCCTACAACAGCACCAACTTCGTGGGCTGGCCGAGCGAGGACGACCCCTACGCGACGCTGTCGGCCAGCGTCTCGAGCACCGTGATGGTGCTGGCGAACATCCGCCCGCGCGAGTGAGGGCTCCCGGTGGCGGCGCCTCCGCGCCGCCACCGGCACCCTTCTCCATCCGTTCCCCGCCCGCGACCAGCGGCGACCACGTTGAGAGGCATCTGATGGCTTTCGTTCTCCGCAGACTCGGCTACTACCTGATCGCGTTCTGGGCATCCCTCACGATCAACTTCCTGCTCCCGCGCCTGATGCCTGGCGACCCCGTCGGCCGCATGCTCGGTCAGATGCAGAACCTGACCGACGATCAGGTCGCGCAGTTCCGGCACCTGTTCGGTCTCGACGACCGTCCGGTGTGGCAGCAGTACATCCAGTACATCGGCGACGTCTTCACCGGCAACCTCGGCCTCTCGATCTCGCAGTTCCCGACGCCCGTCGTGCAGGTGATCGGCGCGCAGCTCGGGTACACGATCCTTCTCGGCGGCACGGCGCTGGTGATCTCGTTCGTTCTCGGCAACCTGCTGGGCATCTGGGCGGCCTGGCGGCGCGGCGGTGCGCTGGACACCATCTTTCCGCCGCTGCTGGTGTTCACCGGGTCGTTCCCCTACTTCTTCATCGCGATGATCGCGCTGTACCTGTTCGCCGTGACCCTGAAGTGGTTCCCGATCGGTCAGGCGTTCACGCTCGGCACCGTCCCCTCGTTCAGCGGGGAGTTCATCGGCGACCTGATGCTGCACCTCGTCCTGCCCGCCGGCACGATCGTGGCGGTCTCGATCGGCGGATGGATGCTGGGCATGCGCAACACCATGATCGGCACCGCCGCCGAGGACTACATCACGATGGCGCGCGCGAAGGGTCTGACCGAGCGGCGGATCATGTACCGCTACGCGGCCCGCAACGCCATGCTGCCCTCGGTGACCGCCTTCGGGATGTCGATCGGCTTCGTGGTCGGCGGCGCCCTGCTCACCGAGGTCGTCTTCGCCTACCCCGGCATCGGCTATCAGCTGCTCCGGGCCGTGCAGGCGCTGGACTACCCGCTCATGCAGGGCATCTTCCTCACCCTGACCGGCGCCGTGCTGGTCGCCAACTTCCTGATCGACATCTTCTACGTGCGGCTCGACCCGCGTGTGCGAGTGAGGTAATCATGTCCGTACAGAATTCCGGATCGAGCATGCTCTCGACGGCGACGACCTCGCGTCCCGGCGTCCCGGTGAAGAGCCCGGTGTACCGCGACCACCTGCTCGCGCGTCTGCTGCGAGACCGTCGTGCGGTGATCGGCCTCGTCATCCTGGCGATCTTCGTCGTCGTCGCCGTCGCCGCGCCGCTGCTGGCACCGGGCAATCCCCGTGCCTCGGTGGTCGCCGGCTCCGAGGCGCCGTCGCTCGCGCACCTTCTCGGCACGACGGCCAAGGGCGAGGACGTCCTCGCACTTCTGATCTGGGGATCCCAGAGCTCGCTCGGCATCGGGTTCACCGTCGGAGCGCTGGCCACTCTCATCGGTCTGCTGGTCGGTCTGGTGTCGGCCTTCTTCGGCCGGGTCGTCGACGACGTGCTGTCGGTCGTGA
The sequence above is a segment of the Microbacterium sp. Root553 genome. Coding sequences within it:
- a CDS encoding carbohydrate ABC transporter permease, whose protein sequence is MTTTIITKRSWVHSLGTGGKFVILGVAAFLTLGPVVWTLVTALSPTDSVTQEVTVGFGAFADVFTKIPLWLYAWNSALVVMLVAAGQMLSAAMAGYVFAKFEFRSKKILFALILATMMVPLQVTIVPVFMLVRGMGLADTLLALIVPALPTAFGTFLMRQYFMGIPTELGEAAQLDGAGPWRTFFGVYLPLATPALAIVGILAFNYHWNEFFRPLIMTISDQNFTLPLGLVTLQGNLGTGSISTVLAGVILSMIPALLVFFFGQKPLREGLTAGVGK
- a CDS encoding carbohydrate ABC transporter permease, with the translated sequence MSESSTRTLTVPPGARGETGTVARSGRSIIWVFLAPTVIGLGLFNLVPIIGSFVLAFFRWDIISDPVFVGVDNFVDLAMNPTVRVSFLNTIGFVIVAVILQLTVALVLAILVQSKMPTWLRTFFRSSLFFPLILSAASVSLIMAYLFNQEFGLVNQTLNLIGIADVGWLTTGFGAKVVVLLVYVWQNFGFTFLLFIGGLAAIPSEVYEASSLDGAAGWTQFRMITLPLVSPTLLVASVMAIINALQIFDQPWVLTRGGPGDETRTAVMVIYESAFRELDFGGASAIGIVLTLLIMLVTAIQFRLSRRFVFYG
- a CDS encoding ABC transporter substrate-binding protein; the protein is MVDLTRRALFGAIGLGIVGTVVSWPRLTGADIPGRGKDVLTVALFGTAQDAVARQALVDGFQRAHPGIEVRIVAIQGQDWSEYFAKILTMIAAGTPPDVVTVATEGAQLFASRLAHPLDDFVRRDASQMQEYFDDVNPALIEAFMYQGSLFQMPDNFNAANVFYSTQAMERAGLERPADNWTLDEFFATARAMKKSAPGQFLPYFWNNRLWGGVVPWLYVNNTSFLREEKAGGGDWFWNRFYPDQPARSGGYVWQQADALNESVEESFSVLQSMVSEGLAANPAQGGGNELVSLFSTGAVGMTPAGGFWVSGLEEAGVANDAYDVTYFPRMAGQRHQFGAGGYAIMETSPRKDEAWEWLKYCVSVEGMTIAHPKPDSSLPRRSLNAELYGAGVGPAHWEVFYDTLDRFPDTGPMPAPPQQAAVESALLKNVVSTITNGPSGVRRGLETMQRDLEIALGGR
- a CDS encoding LacI family DNA-binding transcriptional regulator, with product MPNNVDRRPTLADVAALSGMSKTAVSMILNDRPGSRLSVDAARRVRAAAEELGYRPNPAAQSLRLGKTKTLGFISDQITVTRYASEMIRGLLSAAKEHGYTILIAETEGDDATISDEIQAMIDRRVDGILIGLLGARMIEVPQTPRDVPVVIVNGTSTTGHPSVLPDERTAGHAMAHLLTDAGHRRIGVIGNNPLAVSSPRHSVTIGPRFDGIHAAFAEAGVQSFVVDVPDWNPDVGYTRTLQMLDAHPDLTAILAGNDGVAFGAYQAIAERGLKVPDDISVASFDDEELASFQRPGLTTARLPYDVMGRTAVEMLLGEIPLGAVLIPMPVITRSSIRRLG
- a CDS encoding LacI family DNA-binding transcriptional regulator — protein: MTKRPVTMSDVARDLGLSRSAVSFAFNDENQVSAETRDRVRERAAELGYRPNAGARALAGQRTDLFGLVTDIVSTPFGGDLIAGAQDWFWRHGKSLIIAGAAHIERPDARSIEMMLEHRVGGIIVATTWNRPIDLPASLDGVPVVLVHCFDPLGRYSTVLPDEENGGYSATSMLLEARRRRVAFINLPGDLVAAEGREAGYRRAMADAGIAIDPALMVRSGPEAEDGYRVAIELLRDRDIDGLFCANDRIAMGAYEAARELGLRIPEDISIVGFDNQEIIAGSLRPGLSSVALPFREMGERGAELLMNAADGEPPSHVMVGCPPIARNSVSIPT
- a CDS encoding ABC transporter substrate-binding protein → MTDSRSRRFWRALVGATAVVGAAAMALSGCAPAQSGAKSDMLRVAAIGNASFVQNFNPFSPTAVAMSKNAVYESMMVTNLPKGEIVPWLASGYEWSDDGLTLTFTLNDDLTWSDGEELTSEDVAYSFDLAREVLGESTYEYVDSVATPDDTTVAFAFNRPYTPGLYELGVQLIVPEHIWKDVDDPAKFQNSDPVASGPFTEVTNFSAQSFDLLRNPHYWQKDKADYTGIRVIAYGGNDAANIAAINGDIDFGLGFIQDIQKTYVDVDPEHRGYWFPAVGSTIALTLNTAQGPYDDVNLRKAISMGIDREAVVAKGMNGYTHPSDCTGLSDAYDTWRDEALVSQCDWTTYDVDAANALLDSSGYERGADGMRVTPDGAPLEFSIGVGSASTDWIAVAQVISDNMTELGISAPLKVQDWSQINQALFGGTFQGNIAWSGAGVTPFEYYRSAMSCRTVKPVGEEATQNFQRFCSEEADQLLDQFAAATSDEEQAAVMDKLQAVYSESAPTIPLFPGPEWGAYNSTNFVGWPSEDDPYATLSASVSSTVMVLANIRPRE
- a CDS encoding ABC transporter permease, with the translated sequence MAFVLRRLGYYLIAFWASLTINFLLPRLMPGDPVGRMLGQMQNLTDDQVAQFRHLFGLDDRPVWQQYIQYIGDVFTGNLGLSISQFPTPVVQVIGAQLGYTILLGGTALVISFVLGNLLGIWAAWRRGGALDTIFPPLLVFTGSFPYFFIAMIALYLFAVTLKWFPIGQAFTLGTVPSFSGEFIGDLMLHLVLPAGTIVAVSIGGWMLGMRNTMIGTAAEDYITMARAKGLTERRIMYRYAARNAMLPSVTAFGMSIGFVVGGALLTEVVFAYPGIGYQLLRAVQALDYPLMQGIFLTLTGAVLVANFLIDIFYVRLDPRVRVR